AGGCGCCGTGGGCCTACCTCATCGAGGATACCTACGCCATTGAGGTTATTGAGTTTGTGCAGAGGGAGAGGGCTTCTGGGAGGTGGACTTTCTCGGCGCCTGAGGTCTTGACAAAGGATGGGGTGGTGGTGACGGTGGAGATGGTGGTTAGGTACCGCATCGTGCCTGAGCGCTTTGACGAACTTGTGAAAAAGTTCCCCCAGGTGGACTACGACGACAAGGTTCTTGTGCCGAAGGCCCGCCAGCTTATTAGAGATGTTATTTCTAAAGTCTCGCTTGACGAGCTTATTGCAAACAGGGACGTAATTGCTAAACAAATTGAGCAACTGTACAGAGAGGCTGTGATTAACGACCCCGCCGTGGCGGGGCTGGTCGAGGTGCTGGACGTTAATGTGCAGAACTTTGTACTGCCGCAAGATATTGTGAACGCCATCAATAGAAAAATCGCCGCTCAGCAAGATGCCATCAGGGCGCAGTTCGAGAGGCAGAGGGTAGAGGAGCTGGCGCGGGCTAACTACACTCGCACAGTCTTGGCCGCAATGGCCGAGGCAAACGCAACTCTTACCCGCGCAGTCGCCCAGGCGAGGCAGATTATGCTCTTGGCCAACGCCACGAGGACTGCCATCGAGCTGTTGATTAAGGCGTCGGGCGCCAACGCCACCGAGGCAGTCCGCCTCGCCGAGCTGTATATCTACTTATCGGGGCTGAGGGAGGTGGCGCAGACAGGCAACGTCCAGATAGTGGCTGTGTCGGGTGGGGCGGGCCAGGTGGTGCCTGTGATACCCATCGCCAGATGAATAGGTACCTC
The sequence above is drawn from the Pyrobaculum ferrireducens genome and encodes:
- a CDS encoding SPFH domain-containing protein codes for the protein MAHIPVEIRRVRPSRKATAALALAVLAFLIVAVLVALSVFSLPAGVVAVVVDPVSGTVSKPVIGPTVGFKAPWAYLIEDTYAIEVIEFVQRERASGRWTFSAPEVLTKDGVVVTVEMVVRYRIVPERFDELVKKFPQVDYDDKVLVPKARQLIRDVISKVSLDELIANRDVIAKQIEQLYREAVINDPAVAGLVEVLDVNVQNFVLPQDIVNAINRKIAAQQDAIRAQFERQRVEELARANYTRTVLAAMAEANATLTRAVAQARQIMLLANATRTAIELLIKASGANATEAVRLAELYIYLSGLREVAQTGNVQIVAVSGGAGQVVPVIPIAR